CTGAGAATCCTCAGTCCCGGCTTCCTACAGCAATGTGCTCATGAGGTTCCCCAGCTGTCAGGAACCTTGCCATCCACCACCTTCCCCACACATATCGCAAAGCTCAGTGCTCTGGGCCacacctgcccacccccaccccccacacacacaccagaacagggtctgggggaggggggacaccgccacacctccccatcccccagagTCATCCAGGCCCCTGGCTCTGCCATAAAACAGGACCCAtactcccatctctgcctccaaaGGGAGGCCACAGTGAGGAATCTTGCTCAGATCCCTGTCTAGGGACAAGGCTTCAGGAAGGAGAGGCGGAGGAAGCAGAAGCCGAAGGCCCGGGTTGTCGAAGTTTCTGTGGCAGTGTCTCCTTTAGCCTCCCAGAGGCATGGGCGTGCTGGGCCACGGCTGAGCTGGGCCTTAGCTCCGGGTGGGGCTGGGGCAAAGCGGGAGTTGGGTACGGGCAGGGAGGGGCTCCAAAGCACACTGCGGCCCCCTCCAGAGGCCCTCCTCTGATCCGCCCTGCCTCCCCCTCACAGAGGACACGGGTGGGGCAGCCGCAGGGCCCACCCGGTGGACGTGCAGGGCGAACCCGAATCGCTGAAGAGCTGCCCCCCGCTCTCACCTGAGCGGGTGCCAGCCTCGGCGGAGGACGCGGCACCCCCGCTCCGCAGTAGCCGTCGGGTGCCGCGTCCCAGGCCGCCTGGAGGCCGCGACTCTCGAGCGCACGGGCGCCTAGGAGTCGTCCTCGCCTCCGCTGGCGCCGCCGGGCTCGGTCTCGCGGGACGCGCGCCGCTCGCTGACCAGCATCGCCGTGAGGCCCTGGGCGCGGAGGAGGAGGCCGCCGCCCAGGAACAGGACCCCGAAGAGCACCAGCAGCGACAGCACGCCCAGCACCGCCGCCTGCACGACGCGCGGCCCCTCTGGGGGCTCCGGTGGCGGCACCCCCGACTGGTTGCAGCAGCTCAGCCAGGTGGCCGGGGCCCCAGCGCCCGCCCGGGAGCCGTTCATGCTACGGCCCGGCTGGCTGCCCAGATGGGCGCGGGAGGGCCAGATGTACGGGACCCCCAGCGGGCGGGCCTCGGCTGCATAGGGGAGGGGCCCGCGGGGCGGATCCCAGGCGCTGTTGGCTCCCACCCTGCGCGCAGAGCTCCTCCAGCTGGGACTATAGCCCAGACTCCCGGGGCTGGAGTATTTCTTCTTGTCCCAAAGGCCTCCACACCCACGCGTGGGAACCCACCCCTGCACCCAACCAGCCAAAGCCAGAGTCCGGTGCCCAAGgctttccctctcccctggcaAAGGAAGTCAAGAGACGGCACCTCcctcagaactgaaaaaaatcttccagaCCCCACCCCAGGTGCTGGTGGGGGGTGCTGCCCCACTAAAAAGGACACAAGACAAGCAAGCATTCCCCGGCTGTCCCTGAGCCAAAGCTCAATACTGCCAGGTGGCCCAGGTGGCCACTGGAACAGGAGGCAAATGAGCAGCCTCCGGGACCTGAGGGGCACAGATCCTTACTCCTCCATCGTCCCTTCTGGGAGCCTCTTGGAGTTGGACAAGCAGGCCAGTGCCTCCTTGGGCCCACAGCAAGGagagccagagggcaagggaacTTCAAGTCCTATCCCCATTCCTCTGCTCAGGCCCCAGAGGTCAAGTTACCTACTGATGAGAAAGCAGATTTGAGTCACCAGGGCTCCTGTTCCAGCCTTGAGTAAATCAGTCCCCTACCTCTGGGAAATCATAATGCCAAAAGTAATGGAAAGGTTACTGTCCTGTCCACCAAGGGGAGCTCACTTCCTGCGGGGTGTCCCACGGCCAACCTGGGGTCGGGGTAGAGCAGAGTCTGGCTGCAGTAAAGTAGAAAGTCTCAAAAAGCTGGGACGGAGGGAAGACCCTCCTGCTCAGGTCTCCTGCAAGACAGCAACCTggaactctctttttaaaaactaagtcaCGGCCAACAAACAACTAACTCTATCAGCCAACCAACCACTCAGAAGGGGATTAGCTGATGGCTAGCTAGGAGGAAAAGAAGATCCCCAGACTGCAGCAGGCCAGGTAGGGATTACAAACCATCGAGGACCTGCTAGAAACAGCCTTCCCCAACTCCAAAGCCTTAAGAACCTCCTGAGTTCTCCCAATGCCCCAGAGATCAAGGGCAAGACTTCACAAGATCTGTTGTGAAGTATCACAGGGCCACGGGGGCTTGGAATGGGAAAAATGTGTGAACACTTCCTGCCTACGTGGGCTACCTACCTGCTCCAGGACCACCGGCAaaacccctcccaccccacctccgcTCCATTTAGCCTGGTACAACTGCCCACATACAACCCAAAAGTATAAAGTATAGAATAAATCAGAAGTACACAAGGAGTTCACGGATTTTGAGTATGCTGGTGTAGAAATGAGTGTGTTAACAAAGCAGTGTCCTGACCAGAAAGGGCCAGCCTGACCTGGAAGAAGTATCATCAGACACCTGTCTCAAGTTGGCCAGTCTCTCCAGAGAAGGAAACCCCCAGTTAACTGAGCTTTCTGGTGCACGCGGGGACCTGTATGTGCTCTCTGAAGACACAGAAGACACTCTTTGAGGCCATCATGAAACCAGACCAGATAATATAAAAGGCAGGGATATCACAGCTTCCTTAGGGAGAAGAAACAGCCATCATATCCAAAAGCAACAGTTCCTGATCTGTGTCGTCTTTCATAGGCTGACCACGGTGACACCTGGGTGGTTAACACCTGCTTATGTGAATGTCCAACAGAGTACCGAATTGGTCAGTTTTAATctatcccctccccccacccccttcatgtTGGAATAATGCCCTTACCACACACCTGCATCCTCAGAGGTCTGCCAGGGAGTGTTAATGTTTCAGGGCAGAACACAAGCTACCGGAGACGGCTCAACCCAAATGCATTCTCAACTTTATTCACCATCCTAGCGATGGCTCTTCCATACAGTGGAGGAAGGGGGACCCCCAGAGGGATGCAGAGAGACAGTGAAGGCCAGACTTGACCATTAGCAAAAGTTAAAGAGATGACCAAAGACTGGCAGCCACAAAACAAGGAAGCCAGGGGTGGCCATTCCAAGTCTCATCAAGGACCTGGAGCAGGTTCCAGAGCCCCAAGGGCCCCACAGTACGATCCCCGGAAGCCAGGGTCTACAAGCCATCCAGGAGAACCCGTGGCCCCATTTAAGGCCTAGAGGGCAAGGGTGTCTTTGATAAGCCTGCGCATGGTGGTGGTGACCGAGGTGCCCAGGGCATCAGTGATCTGGAAGGAAATCTTGTAGAGGTAGGGCTGCACATCCCGCAAGCCTGTGTCAAACACATTGTCCACCTCCGACTGCGTGGGCATCTTGGGCAGGTACTCGTGCCGGTTCATCACCTCCACAATGTTGATGACCTTCTCGCAGAGCTTCTCGCCCACCTTCTCCCGGCAGATCTGCCGCTCCTGCTCTGTGGCCAGGGCAACCACGTGCACCTTCACCGTCCACACTTCCCAGGGGATGCACTCGTCCGAGAAAGGCCAGCGAGACTTCTTCTTCTGATAGAACTCCAGGGACATCTGCCCCAGCCCATCACCCCCAGAGTTGCGCAGCGcatcctggggaaggaggggtaACAGATGAGCAGCCAAGACCTTGGAGGGGCTCTCACCCCGTGAGCGCTTCCTTCCTACACCCCCGGGTAAAAATTAGGCTCTCTGAGCTTTACTAGTCgttcagggaggggagggaatgagaCACACAGGGGGCGAAGGATTCGTGTGCAGTGACACAGCAAACTGCCAGCCTAAACTTGAGTTAGCAAACCAACAAAATCTGTCTCTAAAGAAGAGCAGAAGAGGGGATTAAAGCCCAATGATCCttaattagaaaaaaggaaaccaagaggggcacctgggtggctcagttggttaagcacatGCCTTTGGGACTGAGCCAAAGGGGGGGATGTGCAAagggggggtgcgggggtggtacctgctcaggggggagtcagcttctccctctgcccctcccccacttctctttctctcacaaataaataaaatcttaaaaaaagaaaaaaaggaaaccaagaaacagaaggggggagggaaggacagaccagacctggcttctccctcttctcctctgaGAAGCAAATGAGACCATCTCATCCAATAATTCTGCCTATCCCCTACCTCCAGGGGGTGTGGTGGCCCTACTCCTCCCTCCTAGGGTGGCTGGGACTCTGAAGCCCCTTTCCATCCGCATTAAGACCAACTCCGAGGGTAAGGATGCTTCCCTCAAGTCCTAAACCGTCCATCAAGGAATAATTCTCCCCTTTGTAGACAAAGAAAGGTCACAGGACCCTGACTGGTAGTCACAATGGCTAACACTTCTCTAATGCTTTCTGTGGTGCAGGGCTGGTTCAAGCACTTGCCATAtctgactcatttaatcctcagagtgCCTATACCTATGAGGCAGGTACGATTATCATTCCAATTTTACATacagggaaactgagggccagggaggtggagtcacttgcccaaggtcacacacttgTTGGGTGGTagagtctggctccagaatccatgcttttttttttttaagattttatttatttattttacagggagagacacagcgagagagggaacacagcaggggcagagggagagggagaagcaggctccccgctgagcagggagcccgatgcagggctcgatcccaggaccctgggatcatgacctgagccgaaggcagatgcttaacgactgagccacccaggcgccccaagaatccatgctcttaaccattatATGCCACGTGCCTCTTACAGATGTCTAGAGGACAGACGGCTGACTACCATAGCCTCCCTCGAAGAGGGactggggagtgggagtgggggaacactgtgcccggggcggggggagggcccACCTCCTGCCGTGAGCACATGGCGCCCAGCACCATGTAGGCGCTCTCCAAACATCTGTGGAATGGAAGTCGGACAGACaaccctcctcctctcccctccttaaAAAGAGTTCCCTCTTACTCGAAAATTCAAAATAGGCACTCACTGAAATAGTGAAACACGGCAACTCTGAATGAAAACAAATTCCCACGGCCTGAGGTGACCAACACGAGCAGCCCGCTGTGTCCCTGCcaccttcctccccgcccccacaggTACACAGAAACACGTGCCACGCTGCCCAAAGGGACGCCCCGCTGGACGGCAAGCACCTGAGCCCTGCAAGCGTCCCTCCCCGGGAATTTCCCAGGGGAAAGGAACTTCCTGAAGGGGAaagtggaagcagagagaaggagtcaggagggagggagagctgaAGAGTCAGACAGAAGGTCCAGCCCGGGGGGTGGGCAATAAGCACCCAAGGGAACCCGATGCTGATGTCCATGCTGCAAGGGCTGCCTGCTCTCCTTCCCTGGGTATTTTtaccagcccctgcccctgcccaaaGCCCTCCTCCCTGCAAGGAGTGCTGAACACGCCTGTTCCTTAGACCGTGGAAGAACCTGACGGGAACACTCAGGAAGGGTAAGCTGGTCCAAGGGCAAGCCAGGGTGGAGGGGCACTCGAGGCCCACCTGCCGCCCACTGCGCCACACCCCTACCTTGAATTCCCCGACAACTTTGCGCAGGGCACGGTCCAGCTCCTCAGAGGAGACCCGCACGTAGGTGAAGTCGATGAAGTCACAGTCCACGTCCTGGGTGCCCACGGTGCCAATGGAGTAGGTGCCCTCCTTCTTGTAGTGGAACTTGCCCGTGCTACGATGCAGGAGCACCGTGTGCAGCACAGCCAGCATGGCCTCCTCCACCTGCCGCCCCTCCACCGACACCTCCAGCACCTCCGAGCGACAGTTCATCCTGCAGCCAGGAGCCCACACCCGGGGGCGGGGCAAGAATAAACACGGGGGAGCTTCACCCCAGCCAGGGGCCACCCTGCAAGAGCAGCCAGGTCAGCGAGCTGACACCTTCTGAATGATCTGCATGTTACCTGTCCACTTCCCTCCTGGCCCGGCCAGCCTCTGCCTCCGTGGCCCTTCTCTGCATTTCAACAGCACTACTACCAGGAAGACTCTCGGGATCAGGAAGGGAGAGCTTCAAAGTTACCAGCCCAACCAACCAGCcagggcttgacctcaggacAGCGTCCAGTGCAGTGTCCCGCAGAGGCTCGCTGCGTGGCACCTGCCAGGCACCGGCCGCTCAAGGCGAGCACGGCCCCTGCTCCTGAAGGGccttgggactggaggagagaaAGGCAGGTGAATGCTACCGGACTGGCCAGGGTACAAGGCGggagtgaaaagaaaaggaagatgggaGTCTGGCTGCCTGGGACCCTGAATGACCAGGTTAAGGCATTTGGACACTGTGCTGAGGGCAGTGAAGAGTCAATGCATCACTGTGCCAAGATCAGATCTGTGCAGCAGAAAGTTAACCGGATAAAAGGCAAAGGATCGCTCTTCACTATTTTGTGGCCAGAAACCGCTCtgagaaatcaataaaaactctgaagactgaggggcgcctgcggggctcagtcggttgagcgtctgccttcggctcagggcatgatctcagggtcctgggatggagcccctc
The sequence above is drawn from the Zalophus californianus isolate mZalCal1 chromosome 9, mZalCal1.pri.v2, whole genome shotgun sequence genome and encodes:
- the SMIM41 gene encoding small integral membrane protein 41 gives rise to the protein MNGSRAGAGAPATWLSCCNQSGVPPPEPPEGPRVVQAAVLGVLSLLVLFGVLFLGGGLLLRAQGLTAMLVSERRASRETEPGGASGGEDDS
- the ATG101 gene encoding autophagy-related protein 101; this translates as MNCRSEVLEVSVEGRQVEEAMLAVLHTVLLHRSTGKFHYKKEGTYSIGTVGTQDVDCDFIDFTYVRVSSEELDRALRKVVGEFKDALRNSGGDGLGQMSLEFYQKKKSRWPFSDECIPWEVWTVKVHVVALATEQERQICREKVGEKLCEKVINIVEVMNRHEYLPKMPTQSEVDNVFDTGLRDVQPYLYKISFQITDALGTSVTTTMRRLIKDTLAL